A genomic stretch from Oreochromis aureus strain Israel breed Guangdong linkage group 17, ZZ_aureus, whole genome shotgun sequence includes:
- the LOC116315460 gene encoding transmembrane protein 69-like: MFSVIFRKGGFAAQKVLHWAGPVQKCWPSARTGASVGESVSSSWASPASLWFGGRGTGRAKPLAVFSFNKTDLFQGTQNHDASFWMRSQHFHTSVARLKKRALPEPPPRELDLLRYDMKDLLKSPRPALYLGFAGLIPFVSPTLFMAVTESYYPELAYAQLAYAASIISFLGGARWGFALPESSPAKPDWINLANSVVPSLLAWVAMLMSDSIVPAATMVIMGLGISLHYDLCLLPTYPSWFKALRGILTTVAFFSLLGTLIMNGSYSEKNVFRD; the protein is encoded by the exons ATGTTTTCTGTTATATTCAGAAAAGGTGGCTTTGCAGCCCAGAAG GTATTACACTGGGCTGGTCCTGTGCAAAAATGCTGGCCATCAGCCCGGACTGGGGCTTCTGTTGGTGAATCTGTATCTTCCAGTTGGGCTTCACCAGCTAGTCTCTGGTTTGGAGGAAGAGGAACAGGACGAGCAAAGCCTCttgctgtgtttagttttaataAGACTGACCTCTTCCAGGGAACCCAGAATCATGATGCTTCTTTTTGGATGAGGAGCCAACACTTCCACACTTCTGTTGCGAGGTTGAAAAAGCGAGCACTGCCTGAACCTCCCCCTAGAGAACTTGATCTGTTGCGCTATGACATGAAGGACTTGTTGAAAAGTCCCAGACCTGCCCTCTACCTGGGGTTTGCAGGGCTTATTCCCTTTGTCTCACCCACGTTGTTTATGGCTGTGACTGAGAGCTACTACCCAGAGTTGGCTTATGCCCAGCTAGCCTATGCTGCCTCCATCATTTCTTTCCTTGGTGGAGCGAGATGGGGATTCGCTCTTCCCGAGAGCAGCCCAGCAAAACCTGACTGGATAAACCTGGCCAACAGCGTTGTCCCCTCCCTCTTGGCCTGGGTGGCCATGCTGATGAGTGACAGCATTGTTCCTGCTGCCACCATGGTCATCATGGGACTTGGAATCTCACTCCATTATGATCTGTGTCTCCTTCCCACTTACCCCAGCTGGTTTAAAGCCCTGCGTGGCATCCTGACCactgttgcatttttttctctcttaggCACCCTAATAATGAATGGTTCTTACTCAGAAAAGAACGTTTTCAGAGATTGA